A genomic segment from Ruficoccus amylovorans encodes:
- a CDS encoding transposase, whose translation MKTLSLDLRRRLVESYDEGKCTQAEVAQRFRVSLGMVKKLIQQRRRTGLIEARHRFSGRKARLLPDHGPELKALVGQHPDLTLAEIKERLDLGYTVGAIHWALDKLGLTYKKRRSMPPSKTAPISRKPAAAGSAAKAASTRRGSCSSTSRRPRPT comes from the coding sequence ATGAAAACGCTATCGTTGGATTTGAGACGGCGGCTCGTGGAGAGCTACGATGAAGGCAAGTGCACGCAGGCCGAGGTGGCTCAGCGTTTCCGGGTGTCGTTGGGGATGGTGAAGAAGCTGATCCAGCAACGGCGCCGGACTGGCCTGATCGAAGCCCGGCATCGGTTTTCGGGCCGCAAGGCACGCTTATTGCCTGATCATGGGCCGGAACTGAAGGCATTGGTGGGGCAGCATCCGGACTTGACCTTGGCCGAAATCAAGGAGCGTCTGGACTTAGGCTATACGGTCGGAGCGATCCATTGGGCTCTGGACAAGCTGGGGCTGACATATAAAAAAAGACGCTCCATGCCTCCGAGCAAAACCGCCCCGATATCGCGCAAGCCCGCCGCCGCTGGAAGCGCAGCCAAGGCGGCCTCGACCCGGCGCGGCTCGTGTTCATCGACGAGTCGGCGGCCAAGACCAACCTGA